In Fusarium oxysporum Fo47 chromosome VII, complete sequence, the following proteins share a genomic window:
- a CDS encoding Tetratricopeptide repeat-domain-containing protein: MVVDNADDLRLFGVDQQAKDEEMNDTLYKYVPRGSQGTVLWTSRDAHIVGTLVGSPRGIAVHSMTMDEATTLLARTRGDSSTVERGLRDAGVGALLEELQCLPLAISQAGAYMRRMSMTSEQYLGFLRQGKIRWDMLKVSDADRHRRPEVSNSVLETWRILTKRIRAESEISYRMLHVVAYVDSQDIPYELIAAVADRCDNDKEDSVKQATELEVLEAITRLKEFSFLSLRQTEQGERRYEMHKLVQEALRYGLRVCGTIETILGEALSIENESENSEAYYASTALQIVDGLFPPSEPSSWARCEQYVKHAIRVGEWAEVSRMEVKTATLLQRVSYFLYDRGRWREREPVDNRAWVLRWKVLGEKHPDTIRSMADLAATYHAQGRHDEDEEIAVKVLELRREVLGEKHLDTIRSMAALATTYHEQGRYVEAEGIDQEVLDLRWKVLGEKHPDTIRSLADLATTYHAQGRYDEALQLHQTALDFRRHVLGENHPDTMQSVAYLAATREALQQLPSLV; encoded by the coding sequence ATGGTCGTCGACAACGCTGACGACCTGAGGCTGTTCGGAGTGGACCAACAAgcaaaagatgaagagatgaacGATACTCTATACAAATATGTCCCTCGCGGATCGCAGGGGACGGTACTATGGACGAGTCGAGACGCGCATATTGTCGGCACGCTTGTTGGATCGCCTCGCGGTATTGCAGTGCATTCTATGACGATGGATGAAGCGACGACGCTTCTCGCGAGGACAAGGGGTGATTCGTCGACGGTGGAGAGGGGATTGAGGGACGCAGGAGTAGGCGCTTTATTGGAAGAGCTACAATGCCTACCGTTGGCAATCTCGCAAGCTGGCGCCTATATGCGGCGTATGTCAATGACGTCCGAGCAATACTTAGGTTTCCTTAGGCAAGGCAAGATCCGATGGGATATGCTAAAGGTTAGCGACGCTGACCGACATCGACGACCGGAGGTGTCGAACAGTGTGCTCGAGACGTGGAGGATCTTGACGAAGCGGATCCGAGCAGAAAGCGAGATATCGTACCGGATGTTGCATGTGGTTGCATATGTTGACAGTCAAGATATACCGTACGAGTTGATAGCGGCAGTTGCTGATCGATGTGACAATGACAAGGAGGACTCAGTGAAACAGGCCACGGAGCTTGAGGTTCTGGAAGCCATCACGCGACTGAAAGAGTTTTCTTTCCTTAGCCTGCGTCAGACAGAGCAAGGCGAACGAAGGTATGAGATGCACAAGCTCGTGCAAGAGGCCTTGCGATATGGGCTGAGAGTATGTGGCACAATTGAGACGATCCTGGGTGAGGCGCTGAGTATCGAGAATGAGTCAGAAAACAGTGAAGCATACTATGCTAGCACAGCTCTGCAGATCGTAGATGGCCTTTTCCCACCATCAGAACCGAGTTCATGGGCACGATGCGAGCAGTACGTGAAACATGCTATACGAGTGGGGGAGTGGGCGGAGGTGAGCAGGATGGAGGTTAAGACAGCGACTCTGCTTCAGAGAGTATCGTATTTTCTGTATGATCGAGGGCGGTGGAGAGAGAGGGAACCAGTGGATAATCGTGCATGGGTTCTCCGATGGAAGGTGCTTGGCGAGAAGCATCCCGATACGATCAGGAGCATGGCGGACCTCGCGGCGACGTACCATGCGCAGGGCCGACatgacgaggacgaagagATCGCGGTCAAAGTACTAGAACTCCGACGAGAGGTGCTTGGGGAGAAGCATCTGGATACGATCAGGAGCATGGCAGCTCTCGCAACGACGTACCATGAGCAGGGTCGATATGTCGAGGCCGAAGGCATTGATCAAGAAGTACTGGATCTCCGATGGAAGGTGCTTGGGGAGAAGCATCCGGATACGATCAGGAGCCTGGCGGACCTCGCGACGACGTACCATGCTCAGGGGCGATATGATGAGGcccttcagcttcatcaaaccGCCTTGGACTTTCGCCGTCATGTGCTTGGAGAAAACCATCCGGATACGATGCAGAGCGTGGCATACCTCGCCGCCACACGCGAGGCGTTACAACAGTTACCGTCGCTTGTATAG
- a CDS encoding uncharacterized protein (expressed protein): MIRSGSDRQTVAHVLLRCHQHHQLRDQELGRLRGRNNLRKLLNERKAAAKAIKFIELTQILGQFQDRDLNRQS; encoded by the coding sequence ATGATCCGCAGCGGATCAGATCGACAAACGGTAGCACACGTCCTCCTGCGCTgccaccagcaccaccaacTCCGGGACCAGGAACTAGGACGACTCCGAGGACGCAACAATCTCCGGAAGTTACTGAACGAGCGCAAAGCAGCCGCCAAGGCAATCAAGTTCATCGAACTGACTCAGATCCTTGGGCAATTTCAGGATCGAGACCTGAATAGACAAAGCTGA